ACCCGGAAATGCCGCGCTGTCGGATCTGTTGCGGGTTCTGCTGAAAGCCAAGGCCGAGGCAGCAGGGGTTGCCCCCAAGCTGATCGCCTCATCTGCCGATCTGGACGCCATTGCGACCGGTGAGCGCGATCTGCCCGCGCTGAAGGGATGGCGCGCCGAGGTCTTTGGCAATGATGCCCTGCGGCTGGCAGAAGGCGAGATTGCCCTGTCGGCGCGGAATGGATCGGTCCATGTGGTGCCGACGGCCTGATCGACAGGCCGATCTTGACGGCGGGTGGCCCGATGGGTCAGCCGCTAGCCGCCATCCGTCGAAATGATCCGAAAGGCTGCCCGGCGTTGTTCCGGCGAGGCATTCTGCAGGTCGCGGATGTCCGCCGGTCGCGCGCTGGTCTGCATGGGTGCCCCTGTAGCGCTGTCGGGGCGCCGGAACTCGCGTTGCGTTTCCGCAAGTTCGTATGATGAGGGCGAGGGGCGCAAGGTCTTTCCGCCCGCGATGATCGGACGCACGCGGTCTTCGATCAGATCGAAACGGCGGGGGCCGATGCCGATCTCTCCTTCAGAGATCAGGCATCCCAATGCGCGGGTGATATCACCCAGATCCGAGCGTAGCGGCAGCAGCAGCATATGGCCACGCAGGGCGGGTCGGGCATATTCGCCGGGGGCGTCAAGGGTCAGCTCGGCGATCTGGGGGGCCTTGAAGACGCTTTCCAGTACATCGGCGAATCTGCCCCGCGAAGGCGGTTTCAGGAAAGAGACGGCGGGCATGCCGCGCACTTCCATCCCCATGAGGTCGATCAGATGCTGCCCGGCCAGACGGAAACGCGCCGCGCCCGGCGCAATGCGTTCCAGAATGAAGGCATAGTCCAGAACGCGGCGGATTCCCGACGGTTCGATATCGGAACGTGCCGGGACTGCTCGGCCCTGACGCAGGCTGTGCCAATATTCGCGCAGTTCCAGCATGAGGCGCTGAGGATGGCTGCGGTCAAATTCGGCAAGCCTCAGTACCTGACCCGACGCGGATGTCGGTCGTGCGCACGATTGTTGCTTGTCCCTGCTGTTGCTGTCGGACACGACTTCGAACCTCTTGACCACTGAACAGAATGAAAGCCGCGCCGGCTTCGTGCAAGCTCACGATACAAAACCGGGGGCGCAGTTCCCAGACGTTTCCTAACGAATGGTTAAAGAATAGGCAATGTAGAGGGTGTAGTTCAGCTATCGCAAGTATCGGTGGGGCTTGACCGTTCGCGGCGACTGGTCCATCCCCACGCGGGAATCTGGATGGCAGGAGACGATATGCACATGGACCGGACCGGGCTGCTGATTATTCTGTCATCGCCTTCGGGGGCCGGAAAATCGACCTTGGCGCGGCGTTTGATGGAATGGGATCCGACCCTGCGCTTCTCGATTTCGGCCACCACCCGTCCTCCGCGGCCGGGCGAAGAGGACGGGCGCGACTATTATTTCACCACACCCGAAAAATTCCGCGCGCTGGTTGCCGATGACCAGATGCTGGAACATGCCGAGGTTTTCGGGAATCTGTATGGCAGCCCGCGCGGACCGGTCGAGGTTGCCATGCGCGACGGTCGTGACACGCTGTTCGACGTGGACTGGCAGGGCGGACAGCAGATCCGGGCGTCGGCGCTTGGCGGGCATGTGGTATCGATCTTCGTGCTGCCTCCTTCGCTGCCGGAACTGGAACGCCGGCTGCGCAGCCGCGGGCAGGACAGCGATGAGGTGATCGCCGGCAGGATGCAGAAAAGCCGCTCGGAAATCAGCCATTGGGCCGAATATGATTACGTTCTGGTCAATGACGATCTGGATGAGACCGAGGCGCGCCTGCGTGCCATCCTGACCGCCGAGCGCCTGCGTCGTGACCGTCAGGGCGGGCTGGGAGCCTTTGTCAAACAGTTGATGGAAGAGGGCGAGGCATGATCTGGGAGCTTGACGGAATTTCGCCCGAACTGGCCCCGGATGTCTGGGTCGCTCCTGATGCGCAGGTGATGGGCCGGGTCGTCGCCGAGGCGGGTGCCTCGATCTGGTGGGGCGCGGTCCTGCGCGGAGACAATGAAGAGATCCGCATCGGGGCGGGCAGCAATGTGCAGGATCTATGCGTGCTGCACAGCGACCCGGGCTTTCCCCTGACCATCGGGCCCGATTGCACCATCGGGCATCGCGCCATCCTGCACGGATGCGAGATCGGGCGCGGCGCGCTGATCGGCATGGGGGCGACGATCCTGAACGGTGCGATCATCGGTGAGGGCGCGCTGATCGGTGAGGGCGCGCTGATCGGGGCCGGGGCACTGGTGGCCGAAGGCAAGGAAATCCCCGCAGGCGCGCTGGTCATGGGGGCACCGGGAAAGGTCGTGCGGATGCTGGACGACAAGGCGCGCGCGGGCCTGCTGGCTTCGGCAGGGCGCTATCGCGAGAACGCGACACGCTTTCGCAAGGGGCTGAGACCTCTGACATGAAACGCGGGGCCGAACGCATGATCGAAGGGTTTCTGGACGGCGTTCCGCTGGCCATGCTGGCCGTCGATCATCATGCCCGGATCATCGGTGCCAATGCCGCGGCGCGGAGCCTGTTTGGCGAGGATCTGCTTGATCGGCCCTTTGTCACCGTGCTGCGTCATCCGGCTGTCGTCGAGGCAGTTGACTGGGTGATCGACCCGACACGCAATCCCGCCCCCACGCCCGAGCCGACCCTGGGTACCCCGGCCGAGGGGGTGGCAAATCTGCGCGCGAACATTCGCGCCGATGGTCGCAATCTCTTTGCCGAGATGACTGTTTCCCCCTTGCCCGACATTCTTGGCCAAGGCGCGATGATTGCCATTGTTGATCAGTCAGAGATCGAGGAATCGGAACAGGTCCGCCGCGATTTCGTGGCCAATGTCAGCCACGAGTTGAAAACCCCTTTGACGGCGATGATGGGATTCATCGAAACCCTGCGCGGCCCCGCCCGCGATGATGCCAGGGCGCGGGATCGCTTTCTGGATATCATGGAGCGCGAGGCGGGCCGGATGAACCGACTGGTCAGCGACCTTCTGTCACTCAGTCGCGTGCAGGCCGATGAAAGACGCCGCCCGTCCTCGGAGGTTGATCTGCCGATGATGCTGCGTGGCGTGCTTGTGACATTGGGGCAGGCCATCGAAAGCGCCGGGATCACTCTGGAGACATCGGGGCTGGAGGGCGCACAGCGCATTCCCGGAGACCCCGATCAACTGGTGCAGGTGTTCCAGAACCTGATCGAGAATGCCGTGAAATATGGGGGCGGCGGCCAGTATCTGGGTGTCACCCTGCGGCGCATAAATTACGAACCGACCCTGCGCGGGCCGGCATGGGCGATCGATGTCAGCGACAAGGGCGAAGGGATTGACGAGATCCATCTGCCGCGCCTGACCGAGCGGTTTTATCGCGTGGATACGCATAGATCGCGCGAACAGGGTGGCACCGGCCTGGGGCTGGCCATCGTCAAGCATATCGTCAATCGCCATCGCGGGCGTCTGAAGATTGTCAGCCACAAGGGGCAGGGCAGCCAGTTCACGGTGATCCTGCCGGAAAGCCACAATCGCGCATGAGCCCTGTCAGCGGGACGGTCTGTCGCTTCAATTGCCCGCTGCCTCTCGCCCTTATGTCCTGCATCACCTATATGTAAACCGATCCAGATCCAGAGGAATCCGACGATGTCCCAATCAACGCAAACCGATCCGGCCAAGCTTGCAGCTTCACGCGCGGCGGTGGCCCTTGTCCAGGACGGCATGAAGCTGGGTCTTGGGACCGGCTCGACCGCCAGCATCATGGTCGAGGTGCTGGCCGAACGGGTGCGCAATGAAGACCTGTCGCTGCGGATGGCGGCCACGTCCAGAGCCACGGCCGAACTGGCAGAGAGCCTTGGGCTGAAGATCGAGAGTCTTGACGAACTGGGCTGGCTGGACATGACCATCGACGGGGCCGACGAGGTGGATCCCGACCTGCATCTGATCAAGGGCGGCGGCGGCGCGCATCTGCGCGAAAAGGTCGTGGCAGCCGCCAGCGATCGTATGGTCGTGATCGCCGATCCGGGCAAGGTCGTCGATCAGTTGGGGGCTTTCCCGCTGCCGGTCGAAGTGCTGCAATTCGGGTTCGAATCCAGCCGCAAGCTGATCCGGCGGGCGCTGCACAAGCTTGATCTGGGCGATCATGATGTTCTGCAACGTCTGCGCGGCAGCGAGCCCTGGGTTACGGATGAAGGCAATTTCATCCTCGATCTGCCACTGGGCGCGATTGCCGAGCCGCTGCGCCTTGCCCGGGCGCTGTCGGCCATTCCCGGCGTGGTTGAACACGGGCTGTTCCTGGGCATGTGTGACCTTGCAATCATTGGAAAAAGCGACGGTTCGGTGATCGAACTGAACCGGGATGCGGATATTGATGCCGATCTGCTGGCAAATGAAGGAGTTGGCGCAGTATGAATTTCGATTACGATCTATTTGTCATCGGCGGTGGTTCGGGCGGTGTGCGCGCTGCGCGGATCGCGGCGGGTGAACATGGCGCCAAGGTCGGTCTGGCCGAGGAAAGCCGGATGGGCGGAACCTGCGTGATCCGCGGCTGCGTGCCCAAGAAGCTGATGATCTTTGCTTCGACCGCGACGATGATGGCCGACGAGATGCGCGGCTATGGCTGGTGCGATGCCGATGCCCATCACTTTGACTGGACGATGTTCCGCGCCAAGCTGGACAGCGAGCTGAAGCGTCTGGAAATGGCCTATACCACCAATGCCGAACGCGCGGGGGTCGAAATCCATCATCAGCGCGCGAAACTGGCCGATCACCACACCGTTGAACTGGCCGATGGCACCCGCTTCACCGCCAAGCACATCCTGATTGCCGTGGGCGGTCGCCCCGCCAGGATCGGAATCCCGGGCGAGGAACTGGGCCTGGTGTCCGATGACCTGTTCCTGCTGGACAAATTGCCTCACCGTGCCTTGCTGATCGGTGGCGGCTTCATCGCCTGCGAATTCGCGACCATCCTTAACGGGCTGGGCGTTCAGACCGTGCAGGCCTATCGCGGCGATGCGGTCCTGCGCGGCTTTGATCTGGAAGCCCGTGAAATGGCGACCCAGCAGTTGAGCGATATCGGCGTGGACCTGCGTCTGGGCTTGTCGCCCACCCGGCTGGACAAGACGGATGGCGGAGTGGCCGTTTCCTTCGACGATGGCAGCAACGAAGAATTTGACGCAGTGTTCTTTGCGACGGGTCGCGATCCCTATACCGGTGATCTGGGACTGGAAAACACCGAAGTGCGGCTGAAGAAAAACGGCGCGATCGAGGTGGACGAATGGTCGCAGACCTCGGTGCCCTCGATTTTCGCGGTGGGCGATGTGACCGACCGCGTCAATCTGACCCCGGTTGCGATCCGAGAAGGCCATGCCTTCGCAGATACTGTCTTTGGCAATAACGCCCGCAAGGTCAGTCACGATATCGTGGCCAGCGCCGTCTATCTGCGCCCGGCCGAACTGGGCACGGTGGGCCTGACCGAAGAACAGGCCCGCGAGCGTGGTCCGGTTGACGTCTACAGCGCCGTGTTCCGGCCAATGCGCTCGATGTTTGCCGGGGCCAATACCCGCTCGCTGATGAAGCTGCTGGTCGATCCGGAGACCGACAAGGTGCTGGGATGTCACATCTTTGGCCCCGAAGCCGGAGAGATGATCCAGTTGGCGGCGATCCCGATCACGATGGGGGCGACCAAGGCCGATTTCGACGCCACGATGGCCGTTCACCCGACCGCCGCGGAAGAACTGGTGACCATGCGTCATCCAAGTCGGCGGCATCCGCAGGGCGACGAGTGAGACGAAAGCCGGGCGCGGCCCTGTGACACAGGGCCGTTAGCGCTGCATTCCGGTGGTCAGGGTTGACATTTGTTCCTCCGACCCCAGTTTGCAACAAACGGAATTGGCAGGGAAAGAAGGTCGAACGAATGGCAAATCAGGGCCCTTGGGGCGGTGGCGGAAATAACGGCGGGGATGACGAGGACCGGGGCAGGCGCCCTTCCAATCGTCCCTGGGGCGAAGACGAGCCACCGAAAGGACCGCGCCGGCCAGGCCAGGGTGAACAGCAGATGCCCGAGATCGAGGATCTGATGAAAAAGGGGCAAGAGCGGCTGCGCGTCCTGATGGGCGGTGGCGGCGGTGGCGGCGGCCGCAATGGCGGGGGTGGCGGACGTCGTCCTTCGGGGCCGGGCTTCTCGCTCAACCGTTCGACCATCGCGGTGGCTGGTCTGGCTGTTGTCGCGCTTTGGGCCTTTTCCAGCTTCTATCGCGTTCAGACCAACGAAAAGAGCGTCGAATTCCTGTTCGGGCGCGCCGTTGCCGTGGGCAGCGAGGGTCTGAACTTTGCGCCCTGGCCCTTTGTGACCGCCGAAGTGGTGCCGGTGACGAACGAACGTGTCACCGAGATCGGCACCGGCCGTTCGGGCCCGATGGACAGCGGGCTGATGCTGACCCGGGACCAGAATATCGTGGACATGGAGTATCAGGTTGTCTGGAACATCTCGGACCCCGAGAAATATCTGTTCAACCTGGCTGACCCCTCGGACACGATCCGCGCGGTTTCCGAATCGGCGATGCGCGACATCATCGCGCGTTCGGAACTGGCGCCCATTCTGAACCGGGATCGCGGCTCGATTGCCAATGACCTCAAGGATGCGGTGCAGCGCACGCTGGACGCCTATCAGTCCGGCATCAACGTCGTGCGGGTGAACCTTGACCGTGCCGATCCGCCATCCGAGGTGATCGATGCCTTCCGCGAGGTGCAGGCCGCGCAGCAGGAACGTGACCGGCTGGAAAAAGAGGCCGATGCCTATGCCAACCGTGTGCTGGCACAGGCCCGCGGTGACGCTGCGGCGATGCTGGAGCAGGCCGAGGGATATCGCGCCGAAGCCGTGAACACCGCACAGGGTGAGGCCGCGCGCTTCAACTCGATCTACGAGGAATATGTCAAGGCACCTGACGTCACCCGGCGCAGGATGTATCTGGAGACGATGGAAAAAGTGCTTGGTGGGGTCGACAAGATCATTCTGGATGACGTGACCGGCGAAGGTGGCTCGGGCGTTGTGCCCTATCTGCCGCTTGACCAGCTGCGTCGTTCCGGTGGCTCGGACGGCAGTAACTCGACCGGAGGGACGAACTGATG
This is a stretch of genomic DNA from Paracoccus seriniphilus. It encodes these proteins:
- a CDS encoding PAS domain-containing protein; this translates as MLELREYWHSLRQGRAVPARSDIEPSGIRRVLDYAFILERIAPGAARFRLAGQHLIDLMGMEVRGMPAVSFLKPPSRGRFADVLESVFKAPQIAELTLDAPGEYARPALRGHMLLLPLRSDLGDITRALGCLISEGEIGIGPRRFDLIEDRVRPIIAGGKTLRPSPSSYELAETQREFRRPDSATGAPMQTSARPADIRDLQNASPEQRRAAFRIISTDGG
- the gmk gene encoding guanylate kinase — its product is MDRTGLLIILSSPSGAGKSTLARRLMEWDPTLRFSISATTRPPRPGEEDGRDYYFTTPEKFRALVADDQMLEHAEVFGNLYGSPRGPVEVAMRDGRDTLFDVDWQGGQQIRASALGGHVVSIFVLPPSLPELERRLRSRGQDSDEVIAGRMQKSRSEISHWAEYDYVLVNDDLDETEARLRAILTAERLRRDRQGGLGAFVKQLMEEGEA
- a CDS encoding gamma carbonic anhydrase family protein — protein: MIWELDGISPELAPDVWVAPDAQVMGRVVAEAGASIWWGAVLRGDNEEIRIGAGSNVQDLCVLHSDPGFPLTIGPDCTIGHRAILHGCEIGRGALIGMGATILNGAIIGEGALIGEGALIGAGALVAEGKEIPAGALVMGAPGKVVRMLDDKARAGLLASAGRYRENATRFRKGLRPLT
- a CDS encoding sensor histidine kinase; this translates as MKRGAERMIEGFLDGVPLAMLAVDHHARIIGANAAARSLFGEDLLDRPFVTVLRHPAVVEAVDWVIDPTRNPAPTPEPTLGTPAEGVANLRANIRADGRNLFAEMTVSPLPDILGQGAMIAIVDQSEIEESEQVRRDFVANVSHELKTPLTAMMGFIETLRGPARDDARARDRFLDIMEREAGRMNRLVSDLLSLSRVQADERRRPSSEVDLPMMLRGVLVTLGQAIESAGITLETSGLEGAQRIPGDPDQLVQVFQNLIENAVKYGGGGQYLGVTLRRINYEPTLRGPAWAIDVSDKGEGIDEIHLPRLTERFYRVDTHRSREQGGTGLGLAIVKHIVNRHRGRLKIVSHKGQGSQFTVILPESHNRA
- the rpiA gene encoding ribose-5-phosphate isomerase RpiA, with translation MSQSTQTDPAKLAASRAAVALVQDGMKLGLGTGSTASIMVEVLAERVRNEDLSLRMAATSRATAELAESLGLKIESLDELGWLDMTIDGADEVDPDLHLIKGGGGAHLREKVVAAASDRMVVIADPGKVVDQLGAFPLPVEVLQFGFESSRKLIRRALHKLDLGDHDVLQRLRGSEPWVTDEGNFILDLPLGAIAEPLRLARALSAIPGVVEHGLFLGMCDLAIIGKSDGSVIELNRDADIDADLLANEGVGAV
- the gorA gene encoding glutathione-disulfide reductase, with amino-acid sequence MNFDYDLFVIGGGSGGVRAARIAAGEHGAKVGLAEESRMGGTCVIRGCVPKKLMIFASTATMMADEMRGYGWCDADAHHFDWTMFRAKLDSELKRLEMAYTTNAERAGVEIHHQRAKLADHHTVELADGTRFTAKHILIAVGGRPARIGIPGEELGLVSDDLFLLDKLPHRALLIGGGFIACEFATILNGLGVQTVQAYRGDAVLRGFDLEAREMATQQLSDIGVDLRLGLSPTRLDKTDGGVAVSFDDGSNEEFDAVFFATGRDPYTGDLGLENTEVRLKKNGAIEVDEWSQTSVPSIFAVGDVTDRVNLTPVAIREGHAFADTVFGNNARKVSHDIVASAVYLRPAELGTVGLTEEQARERGPVDVYSAVFRPMRSMFAGANTRSLMKLLVDPETDKVLGCHIFGPEAGEMIQLAAIPITMGATKADFDATMAVHPTAAEELVTMRHPSRRHPQGDE
- the hflK gene encoding FtsH protease activity modulator HflK, which gives rise to MANQGPWGGGGNNGGDDEDRGRRPSNRPWGEDEPPKGPRRPGQGEQQMPEIEDLMKKGQERLRVLMGGGGGGGGRNGGGGGRRPSGPGFSLNRSTIAVAGLAVVALWAFSSFYRVQTNEKSVEFLFGRAVAVGSEGLNFAPWPFVTAEVVPVTNERVTEIGTGRSGPMDSGLMLTRDQNIVDMEYQVVWNISDPEKYLFNLADPSDTIRAVSESAMRDIIARSELAPILNRDRGSIANDLKDAVQRTLDAYQSGINVVRVNLDRADPPSEVIDAFREVQAAQQERDRLEKEADAYANRVLAQARGDAAAMLEQAEGYRAEAVNTAQGEAARFNSIYEEYVKAPDVTRRRMYLETMEKVLGGVDKIILDDVTGEGGSGVVPYLPLDQLRRSGGSDGSNSTGGTN